The Cellulomonas wangleii genome includes a region encoding these proteins:
- a CDS encoding DUF5926 family protein encodes MAKNTPSFVLRPFEGLPGEPDWVALRELVPAATATARTTAEHGARDVVVTTVLPNSWAALHRADGVVLVALQTGTSSGDASRDVATALLLALDAEPGTAIENIGLPTAGPRLQDVLDLSVPFEVTVQESFSYWLDPSTEVTPDLQAAMEEADAGIVDTRRLTSVESAYWCRMGAREYLRWAQPADEQVVLDGLARLHARRESGFDDGKFIGYFRAAGIVVPVWELARGSEAEDVEKPVADFAPRLEAAMADTTPLDANARRARAGLVARQVTLR; translated from the coding sequence ATGGCCAAGAACACGCCCTCCTTCGTGCTGCGTCCGTTCGAGGGGCTGCCCGGCGAGCCGGACTGGGTCGCGCTGCGCGAGCTCGTGCCCGCCGCGACCGCGACCGCCCGCACCACCGCCGAGCACGGTGCCCGCGACGTCGTGGTCACCACGGTCCTGCCCAACAGCTGGGCCGCGCTGCACCGTGCGGACGGGGTCGTGCTGGTCGCGCTGCAGACGGGCACCAGCTCCGGCGACGCCAGCCGCGACGTCGCCACCGCGCTGCTGCTGGCGCTCGACGCCGAGCCCGGCACCGCGATCGAGAACATCGGCCTGCCCACCGCCGGCCCCCGCCTGCAGGACGTGCTGGACCTGTCCGTGCCGTTCGAGGTCACCGTGCAGGAGAGCTTCTCCTACTGGCTGGACCCGAGCACCGAGGTGACGCCCGACCTGCAGGCCGCGATGGAGGAGGCGGACGCCGGCATCGTCGACACCCGCCGCCTGACGTCCGTGGAGTCCGCGTACTGGTGCCGCATGGGCGCCCGGGAGTACCTGCGCTGGGCGCAGCCGGCGGACGAGCAGGTGGTCCTCGACGGCCTGGCGCGTCTGCACGCGCGCCGCGAGTCCGGCTTCGACGACGGCAAGTTCATCGGGTACTTCCGCGCCGCCGGCATCGTCGTGCCGGTGTGGGAGCTCGCACGCGGCTCGGAGGCCGAGGACGTCGAGAAGCCCGTCGCGGACTTCGCCCCGCGCCTGGAGGCGGCGATGGCCGACACCACGCCGCTCGACGCGAACGCGCGCCGCGCCCGCGCCGGTCTGGTCGCCCGTCAGGTCACGCTGCGCTGA
- a CDS encoding glycosyltransferase family 2 protein: MFIFILQLRHMFETQNEIYLFAVFSSIVWALWILKVVLSRRYRPVAAPYDITTSVVVPVVDEPLDLFRDVLRRIVEQQPDEVIVVINGAPNPGLEAVCDEFAPLVQRVHTPIPGKRNAVKIGTQMSHGDVTVLVDSDTVWTDGTLAELVKPFADPKVGGVTTRQRILEPTRSWITRWADWLENTRALYSMPAQSVLGQVGCLPGRTIAFRRHILMQVMDKFMTEKFLGVFLEVSDDRTLTNLTLKAGYRTVYQHTSLVYTDAPLELRKLYKQQLRWSRGSQYNTLRMLPWMLGHAPVLAIFFLVDIILPFLLFGTIAGWVYRAVSGTGINLYQAILQTTTGVQGVAWVVGLMVVSSVLSMAIRQIRHLQEKPSDFFRLPVFIITSTLFLMPIRLIGFFRMAHVAGWGTRAGAYTAGQRDAGDDLIAELEQAQGVDAPVDVVDRAVVPTQSGPSGPHTSTLPHVATTGRLTTRAQARTAQVAPAEARVATAQAAPAAASRRRRNPLVLVPYLIGFLMFGLMAVLYV; this comes from the coding sequence ATGTTCATCTTCATCCTGCAGCTGCGGCACATGTTCGAGACCCAGAACGAGATCTACCTGTTCGCGGTCTTCTCGTCCATCGTCTGGGCTCTCTGGATCCTCAAGGTCGTGCTCTCGCGGCGCTACCGGCCCGTCGCCGCTCCCTACGACATCACCACCAGCGTCGTCGTCCCCGTCGTCGACGAGCCGCTGGACCTGTTCCGCGACGTGCTGCGCCGCATCGTCGAGCAGCAGCCCGACGAGGTCATCGTCGTCATCAACGGGGCACCGAACCCCGGCCTCGAGGCCGTGTGCGACGAGTTCGCCCCCCTGGTGCAGCGCGTCCACACGCCCATCCCGGGCAAGCGCAACGCCGTGAAGATCGGCACGCAGATGTCGCACGGGGACGTCACCGTCCTCGTCGACTCCGACACGGTGTGGACCGACGGCACCCTCGCGGAGCTCGTCAAGCCCTTCGCCGACCCGAAGGTCGGCGGTGTCACGACCCGCCAGCGGATCCTGGAGCCGACGCGCTCGTGGATCACCCGCTGGGCCGACTGGCTCGAGAACACGCGCGCCCTGTACTCCATGCCGGCGCAGTCGGTCCTCGGGCAGGTGGGCTGCCTGCCCGGGCGCACCATCGCGTTCCGGCGCCACATCCTCATGCAGGTCATGGACAAGTTCATGACCGAGAAGTTCCTCGGCGTCTTCCTCGAGGTCTCCGACGACCGGACCCTGACCAACCTCACGCTCAAGGCCGGGTACCGCACGGTCTACCAGCACACCAGCCTGGTCTACACCGACGCCCCGCTGGAGCTGCGCAAGCTCTACAAGCAGCAGCTGCGCTGGTCGCGCGGCAGCCAGTACAACACCCTGCGGATGCTGCCCTGGATGCTCGGGCACGCGCCCGTCCTGGCCATCTTCTTCCTGGTCGACATCATCCTGCCGTTCCTGCTCTTCGGGACGATCGCCGGCTGGGTCTACCGGGCCGTCTCGGGAACGGGCATCAACCTGTACCAGGCGATCCTGCAGACCACGACGGGCGTGCAGGGCGTGGCCTGGGTGGTCGGCCTCATGGTCGTGTCCTCGGTGCTCTCGATGGCGATCCGCCAGATCCGCCACCTGCAGGAGAAGCCCTCGGACTTCTTCCGGCTCCCGGTCTTCATCATCACCTCGACCCTCTTCCTCATGCCGATCCGCCTCATCGGGTTCTTCCGCATGGCGCACGTCGCCGGCTGGGGCACCCGGGCCGGGGCGTACACGGCGGGCCAGCGGGACGCCGGTGACGACCTGATCGCCGAGCTCGAGCAGGCGCAGGGCGTCGACGCCCCCGTCGACGTCGTCGACCGGGCGGTCGTTCCGACGCAGTCCGGGCCGTCGGGGCCGCACACCTCGACGCTGCCGCACGTGGCCACCACCGGTCGGCTCACCACGCGGGCGCAGGCCCGCACGGCCCAGGTCGCGCCTGCCGAGGCGCGGGTCGCCACGGCCCAGGCCGCCCCGGCCGCCGCGTCGCGCCGTCGACGCAACCCCCTCGTCCTCGTCCCCTACCTGATCGGGTTCCTCATGTTCGGCCTCATGGCGGTGCTGTATGTCTGA
- the pgm gene encoding phosphoglucomutase (alpha-D-glucose-1,6-bisphosphate-dependent), whose translation MDPRAGTLAQPSDLIDVDALLTAYHDREPDLDDPGQRVAFGTSGHRGSSLDGAFNEAHIVAITAAIVEYRRGQGTDGPLFIGRDTHGLSEPAWTTALEVLAAAGVEVHVDARDSWTPTPAVSLAILRHNGAATGEGVRTRGPGLADGIVVTPSHNPPRDGGFKYNPPHGGPAGSDATGWIADRANEILRSGWRSVPRVGIQQALAADTTRKHDYLSSYVDDLANVVDLEAIRTAGVRIGADPLGGASVEYWGAIGERYGLDLTVVNPEVDPRWSFMTLDWDGKIRMDCSSPYAMASLLERMQPGPDGRAPFDIATGNDADSDRHGIVTPDAGLMNPNHYLAVAIAYLYGGARPGWPAGTAIGKTLVSSSLIDRVAASLDRRLLEVPVGFKWFVPGLIDGSVGFGGEESAGASFLRTDGTVWTTDKDGILPALLASEILATTGKSPSQHHADLVDRFGRSWYARVDAAATREQKATLAALSPEQVAATELAGEPITAKLTSAPGNDAAIGGLKVTTQNAWFAARPSGTEDVYKIYAESFVSPEHLAQVQEAAKDVVAQALGA comes from the coding sequence ATGGATCCGCGCGCCGGCACCCTCGCCCAGCCCTCCGACCTCATCGACGTCGACGCCCTGCTCACGGCGTACCACGATCGCGAGCCCGACCTGGACGACCCGGGGCAGCGCGTCGCGTTCGGCACCTCCGGCCACCGGGGGTCGTCCCTCGACGGCGCGTTCAACGAGGCGCACATCGTCGCCATCACCGCCGCCATCGTGGAGTACCGCCGCGGTCAGGGCACCGACGGCCCGCTGTTCATCGGCCGCGACACCCACGGCCTGTCCGAGCCCGCCTGGACCACCGCGCTGGAGGTGCTCGCGGCGGCCGGCGTCGAGGTGCACGTGGACGCCCGCGACTCGTGGACGCCCACGCCCGCCGTGTCCCTCGCGATCCTGCGGCACAACGGTGCCGCCACCGGCGAGGGCGTGCGGACGCGCGGCCCGGGCCTGGCGGACGGCATCGTCGTGACGCCGTCGCACAACCCGCCGCGCGACGGCGGCTTCAAGTACAACCCGCCGCACGGTGGGCCCGCCGGGTCCGACGCCACCGGGTGGATCGCCGACCGCGCCAACGAGATCCTGCGCAGCGGCTGGCGCTCCGTGCCGCGGGTCGGCATCCAGCAGGCGCTGGCGGCCGACACCACCCGCAAGCACGACTACCTGTCCTCCTACGTCGACGACCTCGCGAACGTCGTCGACCTGGAGGCGATCCGCACCGCGGGCGTGCGCATCGGGGCCGACCCGCTGGGCGGGGCGTCCGTCGAGTACTGGGGCGCGATCGGCGAGCGCTACGGGCTGGACCTCACGGTGGTGAACCCCGAGGTCGATCCCCGGTGGTCGTTCATGACCCTCGACTGGGACGGCAAGATCCGCATGGACTGCTCGTCGCCGTACGCGATGGCCTCGCTGCTGGAGCGCATGCAGCCGGGACCGGACGGGCGCGCGCCGTTCGACATCGCGACGGGCAACGACGCGGACTCCGACCGCCACGGCATCGTCACCCCCGACGCGGGCCTGATGAACCCCAACCACTACCTGGCCGTCGCCATCGCCTACCTGTACGGCGGTGCGCGCCCGGGCTGGCCCGCGGGCACGGCGATCGGCAAGACCCTGGTGTCGTCGTCGCTGATCGACCGCGTCGCCGCGTCGCTGGACCGCCGCCTGCTCGAGGTGCCGGTCGGCTTCAAGTGGTTCGTGCCCGGCCTCATCGACGGGTCGGTGGGCTTCGGTGGCGAGGAGTCGGCGGGTGCGTCGTTCCTGCGCACCGACGGCACCGTGTGGACCACCGACAAGGACGGCATCCTGCCGGCCCTGCTGGCCTCGGAGATCCTCGCGACCACCGGGAAGAGCCCGTCGCAGCACCATGCCGACCTGGTCGACCGGTTCGGGCGCTCCTGGTACGCGCGCGTCGACGCCGCCGCGACCCGGGAGCAGAAGGCCACGCTCGCGGCCCTGTCGCCCGAGCAGGTCGCCGCGACCGAGCTGGCCGGCGAGCCGATCACCGCGAAGCTCACCAGCGCACCGGGCAACGACGCGGCGATCGGCGGGCTGAAGGTCACCACGCAGAACGCGTGGTTCGCGGCCCGCCCGTCCGGCACCGAGGACGTCTACAAGATCTACGCCGAGTCGTTCGTCTCCCCCGAGCACCTGGCCCAGGTGCAGGAGGCGGCCAAGGACGTGGTGGCCCAGGCGCTGGGCGCCTGA
- a CDS encoding glycosyltransferase family 2 protein, producing MTRTGSEAVRPEADVTPGTPSAATADRVARASRGHKQRQRVAVVIPAKDESRRIAATVRSARAIPNVDLVLVVDDGSEDNTQHVAREAGAVVVRHSHNRGKAAAMETGAAVVAMRDAPDRPPRHLLFIDGDLADTAVNTAPLVPPVLDGIADLTIALLPPQPGAGGRGLVVGAARRAIASMTGWTPTQPLSGMRCLTREAFEAATPLARGWGVEAGMTIDLLRLGFRVLEVPCELRHRPSGTDLKGQLHRAAQYRDVQLAVSTRRARAAASGVRRTLSPREQRPGR from the coding sequence GTGACACGCACGGGGAGCGAGGCCGTCCGACCGGAGGCCGACGTGACGCCTGGCACCCCGTCCGCCGCGACCGCGGACAGGGTGGCCCGCGCGTCACGCGGCCACAAGCAGCGCCAGCGCGTCGCGGTGGTCATCCCGGCCAAGGACGAGTCGCGGCGGATCGCCGCGACGGTCCGCTCCGCCCGGGCGATCCCGAACGTCGACCTCGTGCTCGTCGTCGACGACGGCTCGGAGGACAACACCCAGCACGTGGCGCGCGAGGCCGGCGCCGTGGTGGTGCGGCACTCGCACAACCGCGGCAAGGCCGCGGCGATGGAGACGGGTGCCGCTGTCGTCGCCATGCGCGACGCGCCCGACCGTCCGCCGCGCCACCTGCTGTTCATCGACGGCGACCTGGCCGACACGGCCGTGAACACGGCCCCGCTCGTGCCGCCCGTGCTCGACGGCATCGCCGACCTGACCATCGCGCTGCTGCCGCCGCAGCCCGGCGCCGGCGGTCGCGGTCTGGTCGTCGGGGCGGCGCGGCGTGCGATCGCGTCGATGACCGGGTGGACGCCGACGCAGCCGCTGTCCGGCATGCGCTGCCTGACGCGCGAGGCGTTCGAGGCGGCGACCCCGCTCGCCCGCGGGTGGGGCGTCGAGGCGGGCATGACGATCGACCTGCTGCGCCTGGGCTTCCGCGTGCTCGAGGTGCCGTGCGAGCTGCGGCACCGCCCGTCGGGCACCGACCTCAAGGGGCAGCTGCACCGGGCGGCGCAGTACCGCGACGTGCAGCTCGCCGTCAGCACCCGCCGCGCACGGGCCGCGGCGTCCGGCGTCAGGCGGACGCTGTCCCCGCGGGAGCAGCGCCCGGGTCGCTGA
- a CDS encoding MFS transporter, which yields MRSLLVDLTPVRTSPAFRRLWLGLSVANLGSQLTVVAVGLQVYALTGSTLAVGVLGICALVPLVVFGLYGGALVDHYDRRTVAVVASLVSWAAVLVLVAQAALGNEHVGLLYGLVAVQSAAGAVNSPARSAIIPRLLEPRLMPAANALQTMGWNVALTLGPLTGAVLVAGIGYVWAYAVDAVLFTFALTALLRLPPVPPEPSAERRARLGLGSVVDGLRYLGTQPNVRMTFLVDVVAMVTAMPRVLFPAVGVLYLGGGETTTGVLTAAIAAGGILAGLFSGGLARVRWQGRIIAAAITAWGLSIVAFGLVLVAAGPTSPEGVLPVALALAVVTLALAGASDAVSSVFRQTILQTATPDHMRGRLQGVFVVVVAGGPRLGELALGALSTRVGEAWAPVIGGVACVVLLWVLVRAQRTFWDYDARHPTP from the coding sequence GTGCGTTCGCTGCTCGTCGACCTGACCCCGGTCCGGACGAGCCCCGCGTTCCGGCGCCTCTGGCTCGGGCTGTCGGTGGCGAACCTCGGCTCCCAGCTCACCGTCGTGGCCGTCGGGCTCCAGGTGTACGCGCTCACCGGCTCGACGCTCGCGGTCGGCGTGCTCGGCATCTGCGCGCTGGTGCCGCTCGTCGTCTTCGGGCTGTACGGCGGCGCCCTGGTCGACCACTACGACAGACGCACGGTCGCGGTGGTCGCGTCGCTCGTGTCGTGGGCGGCGGTGCTGGTGCTCGTCGCGCAGGCGGCGCTCGGCAACGAGCACGTCGGGCTGCTGTACGGGCTGGTCGCCGTGCAGTCGGCCGCGGGCGCGGTGAACTCGCCGGCGCGCTCGGCGATCATCCCGCGGCTCCTGGAGCCCCGGCTGATGCCCGCCGCCAACGCCCTGCAGACGATGGGGTGGAACGTCGCCCTCACGCTGGGGCCGCTGACCGGGGCGGTGCTGGTGGCGGGCATCGGGTACGTGTGGGCGTACGCGGTGGACGCCGTGCTCTTCACGTTCGCGCTGACCGCGCTGCTGCGGCTGCCGCCGGTGCCTCCGGAGCCGTCGGCGGAGCGTCGTGCACGGCTCGGTCTCGGCTCGGTCGTCGACGGCCTGCGGTACCTCGGCACGCAGCCGAACGTCCGCATGACGTTCCTGGTGGACGTCGTCGCGATGGTCACGGCGATGCCCCGGGTGCTGTTCCCCGCGGTCGGCGTGCTCTACCTGGGCGGGGGCGAGACGACCACGGGCGTGCTCACGGCGGCGATCGCCGCCGGCGGGATCCTCGCCGGGCTCTTCTCCGGAGGGCTGGCGCGCGTGCGGTGGCAGGGCCGCATCATCGCGGCGGCCATCACGGCCTGGGGTCTGTCGATCGTCGCGTTCGGCCTGGTGCTCGTCGCGGCCGGGCCGACGTCACCCGAGGGCGTGCTGCCCGTCGCGCTGGCGCTGGCCGTGGTGACGCTGGCGCTGGCGGGGGCGTCCGACGCCGTGTCGTCGGTGTTCCGGCAGACGATCCTGCAGACCGCGACGCCGGACCACATGCGCGGTCGTCTGCAGGGCGTGTTCGTGGTCGTCGTGGCGGGCGGCCCGCGCCTGGGCGAGCTCGCCCTGGGTGCGCTGTCGACCCGGGTGGGTGAGGCGTGGGCGCCCGTGATCGGCGGCGTGGCGTGCGTGGTGCTGCTGTGGGTGCTGGTGCGCGCGCAGCGCACGTTCTGGGACTACGACGCCCGCCACCCGACGCCCTGA
- a CDS encoding MFS transporter: MLQTYRDVLARPGAFAFSATGIVARLPMSMVGIGIVLMVSALYGSYGLAGRVSAAVVIAQAVGGPQLARLVDRHGQARVMRPAILVSATSIVALVVAASMRAPSVWLYVTAVLAGATIGSFGSLVRARWNHLLGDDPRRVHTAYSLESALDELVFVIGPVAATALATSVSPVAGLVVPVVAMVVGGLAFLSLRDTEPPTAPAHEPRVRGSVLQRPGVVVIVLVFVAIGAIFGATDVATVAFAEESGRKSLAGVILAVFALGSLISGLLYGARHWVSPLYRRFAIGVVALAVGVCAFFLAESLWVLAAVMFVTGFAIAPSIINGNALVAALVPPGRLTEGLTWVGTGLSIGVSVGSSVAGSRIDAGGSHAGFMVVVVSGAAALVATLVALPSLRRHAARTRQHDADPADAAHARQPAAAENEPASATAGATIAACDLAAEHREDAEHDRGAGDGRAPA, translated from the coding sequence ATGCTCCAGACCTACCGGGACGTCCTCGCGCGCCCCGGCGCGTTCGCGTTCTCGGCCACCGGCATCGTCGCGCGCCTGCCCATGTCCATGGTCGGCATCGGCATCGTCCTCATGGTGTCCGCGCTGTACGGCTCCTACGGGCTGGCCGGGCGCGTCTCCGCAGCCGTCGTCATCGCGCAGGCGGTCGGCGGGCCGCAGCTGGCCCGGCTCGTCGACCGGCACGGTCAGGCCCGGGTCATGCGGCCGGCCATCCTGGTGTCGGCGACCAGCATCGTGGCGCTCGTCGTCGCCGCGTCGATGCGCGCGCCGTCGGTCTGGCTGTACGTCACGGCCGTGCTCGCCGGTGCCACCATCGGGTCGTTCGGCTCGCTGGTCCGCGCCCGCTGGAACCACCTGCTCGGCGACGACCCCCGCCGCGTGCACACCGCGTACTCGCTGGAGTCGGCGCTCGACGAGCTCGTCTTCGTCATCGGCCCCGTCGCCGCGACGGCCCTGGCCACCAGCGTCTCCCCCGTCGCGGGTCTCGTGGTGCCGGTCGTCGCGATGGTCGTCGGAGGCCTGGCGTTCCTGTCCCTGCGCGACACCGAGCCGCCCACCGCCCCCGCCCACGAGCCGCGGGTGCGCGGCAGCGTGCTGCAGCGCCCCGGCGTGGTCGTCATCGTGCTCGTGTTCGTCGCGATCGGGGCGATCTTCGGGGCCACCGACGTGGCCACGGTCGCGTTCGCCGAGGAGTCGGGTCGCAAGAGCCTCGCGGGCGTGATCCTCGCCGTGTTCGCGCTCGGTTCGCTCATCTCCGGGCTGCTGTACGGCGCGCGCCACTGGGTCTCCCCGCTGTACCGCAGGTTCGCCATCGGGGTCGTCGCGCTCGCCGTGGGCGTGTGCGCATTCTTCCTCGCCGAGTCGCTGTGGGTGCTCGCCGCGGTCATGTTCGTCACCGGGTTCGCCATCGCCCCGTCGATCATCAACGGCAACGCGCTGGTCGCGGCGCTCGTCCCTCCGGGCCGGCTCACCGAGGGCCTGACCTGGGTCGGCACCGGCCTGAGCATCGGCGTGTCGGTGGGGTCGTCCGTCGCGGGCAGCCGCATCGACGCCGGCGGGTCGCACGCCGGGTTCATGGTCGTCGTGGTGTCCGGCGCCGCGGCGCTGGTCGCCACGCTCGTCGCACTGCCGTCGCTGCGCCGGCACGCGGCCCGCACGCGGCAGCATGACGCCGACCCGGCGGACGCCGCGCACGCCCGGCAGCCGGCCGCAGCCGAGAACGAGCCGGCCAGCGCGACCGCCGGCGCGACCATCGCGGCCTGCGACCTCGCCGCCGAGCACCGGGAGGACGCCGAGCACGACCGCGGCGCCGGCGACGGGCGCGCACCGGCCTGA
- a CDS encoding UDP-glucose dehydrogenase family protein — MTRSTTSKAQPAAPAGDAPRLTVLGTGYLGATHAVAMAELGFDVTGVDTDQAKVDALQAGKVPFYEPGLPELLEKNLATGRLRFTTDVASAVAQGDVHFVCVGTPQQRTSHAANLAYVEAATTAVARHLTKDAVIVGKSTVPVGTAARLRELVAREAPAGVDVELVWNPEFLREGKAVGDTLHPDRIVLGGVSARSEAVLRTVYATPIAEGSPVVVTDLPTAELVKVSANAFLATKISFINAIAGVCEAAGADVTVLADALGHDVRIGRQFLDAGLGFGGGCLPKDIRALMHRANELGAHRAAGLLQQVDEINMGQRERVIDMALEACGGSVLNRRIGVLGAAFKPLTDDVRDSPALNVAAALHLRGAQVTVYDPEAGDTARRLFPTLSYATSVDEAVEGADVVLVLTEWDQFLGEDPARLAPLTHRARVIDARGKLSAEAWRTAGWDFTGLGRAAA, encoded by the coding sequence ATGACCCGCAGCACCACCTCGAAGGCGCAGCCCGCGGCCCCCGCCGGCGACGCACCCCGCCTCACCGTCCTCGGCACCGGCTACCTCGGGGCCACCCACGCCGTCGCGATGGCCGAGCTCGGTTTCGACGTCACCGGCGTCGACACCGACCAGGCCAAGGTCGACGCGCTGCAGGCCGGCAAGGTGCCGTTCTACGAGCCCGGGCTGCCCGAGCTGCTGGAGAAGAACCTGGCCACCGGCCGCCTGCGGTTCACGACCGACGTGGCGTCGGCCGTCGCGCAGGGCGACGTGCACTTCGTCTGCGTCGGCACGCCGCAGCAGCGCACGTCGCACGCGGCCAACCTCGCGTACGTCGAGGCCGCGACGACCGCGGTCGCCCGGCACCTGACCAAGGACGCGGTGATCGTCGGCAAGTCCACCGTGCCGGTGGGCACGGCGGCGCGGCTGCGTGAGCTGGTCGCCCGGGAGGCCCCGGCCGGTGTCGACGTCGAGCTGGTCTGGAACCCCGAGTTCCTGCGCGAGGGCAAGGCGGTCGGCGACACCCTGCACCCCGACCGCATCGTGCTCGGCGGGGTCTCGGCGCGGTCCGAGGCGGTCCTGCGCACCGTGTACGCCACGCCCATCGCCGAGGGCTCGCCGGTCGTCGTGACGGACCTGCCCACGGCCGAGCTGGTGAAGGTCAGTGCGAACGCGTTCCTGGCCACCAAGATCTCGTTCATCAACGCGATCGCCGGGGTCTGCGAGGCCGCGGGCGCGGACGTCACCGTGCTGGCGGACGCCCTGGGCCACGACGTGCGCATCGGGCGGCAGTTCCTCGACGCCGGTCTGGGCTTCGGCGGCGGGTGCCTGCCCAAGGACATCCGGGCGCTGATGCACCGGGCCAACGAGCTCGGTGCGCACCGCGCCGCGGGCCTGCTGCAGCAGGTCGACGAGATCAACATGGGCCAGCGCGAGCGCGTGATCGACATGGCCCTGGAGGCGTGCGGCGGGTCGGTCCTGAACCGGCGGATCGGTGTCCTGGGTGCGGCGTTCAAGCCGCTGACGGACGACGTGCGCGACTCCCCGGCGCTCAACGTGGCCGCCGCGCTGCACCTGCGGGGGGCCCAGGTCACGGTCTACGACCCGGAGGCGGGGGACACCGCGCGCCGGCTGTTCCCGACGCTGTCGTACGCCACGAGCGTCGACGAGGCCGTCGAGGGCGCGGACGTGGTGCTCGTGCTGACCGAGTGGGACCAGTTCCTCGGTGAGGACCCGGCCCGTCTGGCCCCGCTGACCCACCGGGCCCGCGTGATCGACGCGCGCGGCAAGCTCTCGGCCGAGGCCTGGCGGACCGCCGGGTGGGACTTCACCGGCCTGGGACGCGCCGCAGCCTGA
- a CDS encoding glycoside hydrolase family 26 protein, whose product MSERTGTHWWTLSGRLGIVGRISAVALALALGVITGVVWLSPSGTVPGPLRTATERELAQENADLAAILADRDEEIANLRRSQDKAAAERAAGAERGKEKAAAQKAAAAAVGDQRSAEQKAAAQQKAESERAAAARRGKEKAAAERAAAAARSQQKASLERQLAAAKGALQGSAIREQVARQRADAAAAAAAARAAAEAAANAKPTAPSLASLMVPDDRYFGLYTPQSPFSWSELDQVAAQVGVAPDVAGYFQGWDTQFRPDAVVRSWRKGMLPMITWESRPLAAANDQVDEPEYSLPRIIAGAHDDYLREYARSVAELDLPVAIRLNHEMNSGWYPWSEQTSNAAPVNGNRPGDYVKMWRHVHAIFEAEGANANVIWVWSPNIVNRLPATNRTLEYTRSLYPGDEYVDWVGLSGYFRPPYDPDQTATFSYTFDRSLDQLRAISDKPIMLAEIGASETGGGKAAWITDLFDALAEPRNADVIGMAWFHHAVTTYIEGERATNDWRITSRPDALAAFREGIQDPSAGFVPGGGAALAAASVPGGVAVDGAAALAARTAGPADEPVPGPDAAAGPDPAPGPQPTPQPASGPTPQPTPAPSPAPSPAPSPAPSPAPSPAPAPAPEPVPAGRNQQQPTSTPTPTPAR is encoded by the coding sequence ATGTCTGAGCGCACCGGCACGCACTGGTGGACCCTCTCGGGTCGCCTCGGGATCGTCGGCAGGATCTCCGCCGTCGCCCTCGCCCTCGCGCTGGGTGTCATCACCGGCGTCGTCTGGCTCTCGCCGTCCGGCACCGTGCCGGGTCCGCTGCGCACCGCGACCGAGCGGGAGCTCGCGCAGGAGAACGCCGACCTCGCGGCGATCCTGGCGGACCGCGACGAGGAGATCGCGAACCTCAGGCGGTCGCAGGACAAGGCCGCCGCCGAGCGTGCCGCCGGCGCCGAGCGCGGCAAGGAGAAGGCCGCCGCCCAGAAGGCGGCCGCCGCGGCCGTGGGCGACCAGCGCTCGGCCGAGCAGAAGGCCGCCGCACAGCAGAAGGCGGAGTCCGAGCGTGCCGCCGCCGCGCGGCGCGGCAAGGAGAAGGCCGCCGCCGAGCGGGCCGCCGCCGCCGCCCGCTCGCAGCAGAAGGCGTCGCTCGAGCGTCAGCTGGCCGCCGCCAAGGGTGCGCTGCAGGGCTCGGCGATCCGCGAGCAGGTCGCCCGCCAGCGGGCCGACGCCGCCGCCGCGGCGGCTGCCGCCCGAGCCGCCGCCGAGGCCGCGGCGAACGCCAAGCCGACAGCCCCCTCGCTGGCGAGCCTCATGGTGCCGGACGACCGGTACTTCGGCCTCTACACGCCGCAGTCGCCGTTCAGCTGGTCCGAGCTGGACCAGGTCGCCGCGCAGGTCGGCGTCGCACCCGACGTGGCCGGCTACTTCCAGGGCTGGGACACGCAGTTCCGCCCCGACGCGGTCGTGCGGTCGTGGCGCAAGGGGATGCTGCCGATGATCACGTGGGAGTCGCGTCCCCTCGCGGCTGCCAACGACCAGGTGGACGAGCCCGAGTACTCGCTGCCGCGGATCATCGCGGGGGCGCACGACGACTACCTGCGCGAGTACGCCCGCTCGGTGGCCGAGCTCGACCTGCCCGTCGCGATCCGTCTCAACCACGAGATGAACAGCGGCTGGTACCCGTGGTCCGAGCAGACCAGCAACGCCGCACCCGTCAACGGCAACCGCCCGGGCGACTACGTGAAGATGTGGCGCCACGTCCACGCCATCTTCGAGGCCGAGGGCGCCAACGCGAACGTCATCTGGGTCTGGTCGCCCAACATCGTCAACCGGCTGCCCGCGACCAACCGGACGCTGGAGTACACGCGCAGCCTGTACCCGGGTGACGAGTACGTCGACTGGGTCGGCCTGTCGGGCTACTTCCGCCCGCCGTACGACCCGGACCAGACGGCGACGTTCTCCTACACGTTCGACCGCTCGCTCGACCAGCTGCGGGCGATCAGCGACAAGCCGATCATGCTGGCCGAGATCGGCGCGTCGGAGACCGGGGGCGGCAAGGCCGCGTGGATCACCGACCTGTTCGACGCGCTGGCGGAGCCACGCAACGCCGACGTCATCGGGATGGCCTGGTTCCACCACGCCGTGACCACGTACATCGAGGGCGAGCGCGCCACCAACGACTGGCGCATCACGTCCCGCCCCGACGCCCTGGCCGCGTTCCGTGAGGGCATCCAGGACCCGTCCGCGGGCTTCGTGCCCGGCGGTGGGGCGGCCCTGGCCGCGGCGTCCGTACCGGGCGGCGTAGCGGTCGACGGGGCAGCGGCCCTGGCGGCGCGCACCGCGGGCCCGGCGGACGAGCCGGTCCCCGGTCCGGACGCCGCGGCCGGACCGGACCCGGCACCCGGACCACAGCCGACCCCGCAGCCGGCCTCGGGACCGACCCCGCAGCCGACGCCGGCCCCCAGCCCGGCCCCCAGTCCGGCCCCCAGCCCGGCCCCCAGCCCGGCCCCCAGCCCGGCCCCGGCCCCCGCGCCGGAGCCCGTCCCGGCCGGCAGGAACCAGCAGCAGCCGACGTCCACCCCCACCCCCACCCCCGCCCGATGA